In a genomic window of Methanosarcina horonobensis HB-1 = JCM 15518:
- a CDS encoding hydantoinase/oxoprolinase family protein, protein MRLGLGIDTGGTYTDAVLMDLSEGRILDFNKALTTHSNLVEGIENVVAGLKQEYLKDIKLVSVSTTLSTNSTLEGKGHPAGLILAGYAVKGDIPTREMISIDGGHDSKGNEVSCLDLKSVEQFVNSTGGRLFSYAVSSYFSARNPEHELSVKKTIEQLTDKPVVCGHELSLSLGAYERAVTAVLNARLIPITSQFIRAVLSVMEVRNIKAPMMVMKCDGSLTRIEEALEKPVESIFSGPAASLVGAAHISGLKTCVAVDVGGTSTDIALIEDGVPEISENGAVVGNWKTMVRAVKIRTSAMGGDSHVWVQRKLYIGPNRVIPLCLAASEYPSLEDRLRKAEKVSDRIMDDIFQPVSFFVRSGNPESDDDIHALNYSIEFELENNERQVLDTIGYEPMSVSEIAKAVEKHPLQFVKALRSLVQKRCIYHIGFTPTDALHVLGEYEMWNSSASLLGAELLGSYLGLDPESFSREIKRTFGRNIALDLLAFFTKDFKREDLEKLLSASSFTKFKINIPVVMIGAPVKAYVPELREFIDADIRVPEFHEVGNAAGALAGNIIKRSEILIRPVGSGTEQYHVFSELERKVADNYHEAVDYGMGLMEKLIFDHMSEYGLQKEQIRLDLERKDLDPGFGAQKETRLIGLGIGNLLRLEQ, encoded by the coding sequence ATGAGACTCGGTTTAGGAATCGATACTGGTGGAACGTACACGGATGCCGTCTTAATGGATCTTTCAGAAGGCAGGATTCTTGATTTTAATAAAGCACTAACAACGCATTCCAATCTGGTTGAAGGGATAGAAAATGTGGTTGCGGGCTTAAAGCAGGAGTATTTGAAGGATATAAAACTGGTCTCAGTTTCCACGACTCTTTCTACAAACTCCACACTGGAAGGCAAAGGTCATCCAGCAGGTTTGATCCTTGCAGGCTATGCCGTTAAAGGGGATATCCCGACACGTGAAATGATTTCAATAGATGGCGGCCATGATTCGAAAGGTAATGAGGTTAGCTGCCTTGACCTTAAATCTGTAGAACAGTTCGTTAACAGTACCGGAGGCAGGCTCTTTTCATATGCCGTATCTTCTTACTTTTCCGCACGGAATCCTGAACACGAGCTCTCAGTGAAAAAAACGATAGAACAGCTGACCGATAAACCCGTGGTCTGCGGGCACGAACTTTCCCTAAGCCTGGGAGCTTACGAAAGGGCTGTAACTGCAGTTCTGAACGCTCGCCTGATCCCGATAACTTCTCAGTTTATTCGGGCCGTTCTATCGGTAATGGAAGTAAGAAATATCAAAGCTCCCATGATGGTAATGAAATGTGACGGCTCCCTTACACGCATAGAAGAAGCTCTTGAAAAGCCTGTGGAGTCAATTTTTTCAGGCCCTGCCGCAAGCCTTGTAGGGGCAGCCCATATAAGTGGCTTGAAAACTTGCGTAGCTGTGGATGTGGGAGGGACAAGCACCGATATTGCTCTGATAGAAGACGGAGTTCCAGAGATCAGTGAAAACGGAGCTGTAGTGGGAAACTGGAAAACTATGGTCAGGGCAGTAAAAATAAGAACTTCGGCTATGGGAGGAGACAGTCACGTCTGGGTACAGAGAAAACTCTACATCGGTCCGAACAGGGTTATTCCCCTGTGCCTTGCAGCTTCAGAATATCCTTCTCTTGAAGACAGGTTGAGGAAAGCCGAGAAAGTTTCGGACAGGATAATGGATGATATCTTTCAGCCAGTGAGTTTCTTTGTCAGGAGCGGAAATCCTGAGTCGGATGATGATATTCATGCCCTTAATTACTCTATCGAGTTTGAACTGGAAAATAATGAACGCCAGGTCCTGGATACTATAGGATACGAACCTATGTCAGTATCCGAGATTGCAAAAGCAGTTGAAAAACATCCCCTGCAGTTTGTAAAGGCTCTTCGCTCCCTGGTCCAGAAGCGCTGTATCTATCACATAGGTTTTACACCTACGGATGCCCTGCATGTGCTCGGAGAATACGAGATGTGGAACAGCAGTGCTTCACTGCTTGGAGCAGAGCTTCTTGGCAGCTATCTTGGGCTGGACCCTGAAAGCTTTTCAAGGGAAATAAAAAGGACTTTCGGAAGGAATATCGCTCTTGACCTGCTGGCATTTTTTACAAAAGATTTCAAGCGTGAAGACCTCGAGAAACTTCTGTCAGCCTCCAGCTTCACAAAATTCAAAATCAATATTCCGGTAGTAATGATAGGGGCTCCTGTAAAAGCATACGTGCCCGAGCTCAGAGAATTTATTGATGCGGATATCCGTGTTCCGGAGTTCCATGAAGTAGGTAATGCCGCAGGAGCTCTGGCTGGCAACATTATCAAGAGAAGTGAAATTTTGATCAGGCCGGTGGGTTCCGGAACCGAGCAATACCACGTGTTCTCTGAACTGGAACGGAAAGTTGCGGATAATTATCATGAGGCTGTGGACTACGGAATGGGACTTATGGAAAAATTGATTTTCGATCATATGAGCGAGTATGGGCTTCAAAAAGAGCAGATCCGTCTGGATCTTGAAAGAAAGGACCTTGATCCGGGTTTCGGTGCTCAGAAAGAGACCCGCCTCATAGGTCTTGGGATAGGAAATCTTTTGAGGCTGGAGCAGTAA
- the rbcL gene encoding type III ribulose-bisphosphate carboxylase has protein sequence MLRDYIDIGYSPKGTDLICEFHIEPSAGVNFEEAATHMAGESSIDSWTEIATLSPELAEKLKPHVFFADEKAQTVRVAYSEDLFELGSVPQVLSAVAGNILSMKIVDNLRLQDITFPKSMLSSFKGPNFGLPGIRKLVEVQDRPLIGTIVKPKVGLNSEKHAEVAYNSFAGGCDLVKDDENLTDQKFNGFEKRAELTLKLAEKAESETGEKKMYLCNVTAPTCKEMIRRMNVLKDLGASYAMIDIVPVGWTAIQTLREEAEDAGLALHAHRCMHSAYTRNPRHGISMLVVAKLCRLVGLDQLHIGTVVGKMHGEKHEVLNLRDQCVLNKVPADESQHVLAQDWGGLKPMFPVASGGLAPTMIPDLYSIFGKDVIMQFGGGIHAHPMGTAAGATACRQALEASLEGISLQNYAKDHKELEVALGKWLKK, from the coding sequence ATGCTTAGGGACTACATAGACATAGGCTACAGCCCCAAGGGCACAGATCTGATCTGTGAATTTCACATAGAACCGTCAGCAGGCGTGAATTTTGAGGAAGCTGCCACTCATATGGCAGGGGAAAGTTCCATAGACTCCTGGACTGAGATTGCTACACTGAGTCCCGAACTTGCAGAGAAACTGAAGCCCCATGTTTTTTTTGCGGATGAGAAAGCTCAGACTGTAAGGGTGGCTTATTCGGAAGACCTCTTTGAACTGGGTTCTGTCCCACAGGTTCTCAGTGCTGTTGCAGGAAATATCCTGAGCATGAAAATCGTTGACAATCTCAGGCTGCAGGACATCACCTTCCCGAAGTCGATGCTCAGTTCGTTTAAAGGCCCGAACTTCGGGCTGCCCGGGATCAGGAAACTTGTGGAGGTGCAGGACAGGCCTCTTATAGGGACTATTGTCAAACCGAAAGTCGGTCTGAACTCAGAAAAGCATGCTGAGGTTGCTTACAACTCCTTTGCCGGGGGCTGCGACCTTGTTAAGGATGATGAAAATCTGACTGACCAGAAATTTAATGGTTTTGAAAAGAGAGCCGAACTTACTCTGAAGCTCGCAGAAAAGGCAGAGTCCGAAACAGGGGAAAAGAAGATGTACCTCTGCAATGTCACTGCCCCGACCTGTAAGGAAATGATCCGCCGCATGAATGTCCTTAAAGACCTTGGTGCCAGTTACGCAATGATCGACATCGTGCCTGTGGGCTGGACTGCAATTCAGACCCTGCGCGAAGAAGCTGAAGATGCCGGGCTCGCTCTTCATGCCCATCGCTGCATGCATTCAGCCTACACCCGGAACCCGCGCCATGGGATAAGTATGCTTGTTGTTGCCAAGCTCTGCAGGCTGGTAGGGCTTGACCAGCTTCACATAGGCACTGTTGTCGGAAAGATGCATGGAGAAAAACATGAAGTCCTGAATCTCAGAGATCAGTGCGTGCTCAACAAAGTGCCCGCGGATGAAAGCCAGCATGTCCTTGCCCAGGACTGGGGAGGACTGAAACCGATGTTTCCGGTAGCATCCGGAGGACTTGCCCCCACAATGATCCCTGACCTTTACTCTATCTTCGGAAAAGATGTTATTATGCAGTTCGGCGGCGGAATTCATGCACATCCGATGGGCACGGCAGCCGGAGCCACTGCCTGCAGGCAGGCCCTCGAGGCAAGCCTTGAAGGAATCAGCCTGCAGAATTATGCGAAGGACCACAAAGAACTTGAAGTCGCTCTCGGAAAATGGCTGAAAAAGTAA
- a CDS encoding L-threonylcarbamoyladenylate synthase translates to MQTENGKKRETRFFRVSEENFDAILDEAAMIIRRGGTVAFPTETVYGLGADGLNPDAVLKIFEAKERPPGNPLSLLIYSRENLGKIAKNIPEKAIRLMDAFWPGPLTIVLEKNDIVPEITSGNLSSIGLRMPDHRIPLELVKRSGTPLAAPSANLSGKPSPSLAIHVLADLTGRIDAVIDGGGTAIGLDSTVIDMTVEPPAVLRLGAVGIDELEKVIGKVRPMYSGAETGAGESIPEKRAGQKYGHYTPDTKVVLVEGERDRVSEKIGILLKDCLSKGQKVGLFLSNETAGFFTAEGLSAHECFLLGSRKEPEEAAKRLFEGLRALDAKGLDVILADGSFSLSGLGAALLSRLRETASVRYVV, encoded by the coding sequence GTGCAGACAGAAAACGGAAAAAAAAGAGAGACCCGATTTTTCCGGGTCTCCGAAGAGAATTTTGATGCCATTCTTGATGAGGCTGCGATGATTATTCGAAGGGGCGGAACAGTTGCCTTCCCCACGGAGACCGTTTACGGACTTGGGGCAGACGGGCTGAATCCCGATGCCGTCCTGAAAATCTTTGAGGCAAAGGAACGCCCGCCAGGGAATCCTCTTAGCCTCCTTATCTATTCTAGAGAGAATCTTGGAAAAATCGCAAAAAACATTCCTGAAAAAGCTATCAGGCTTATGGACGCTTTCTGGCCCGGTCCCCTTACGATCGTGCTTGAGAAAAACGATATTGTTCCGGAAATCACTTCGGGAAACCTGTCTTCAATAGGTCTCCGTATGCCTGATCATAGAATTCCTCTGGAACTTGTAAAAAGGTCAGGCACTCCACTGGCTGCTCCGAGTGCGAACCTTTCTGGAAAACCAAGCCCCAGTCTGGCAATCCATGTGCTGGCTGACCTTACCGGCAGGATTGATGCGGTTATTGATGGCGGGGGAACAGCCATAGGGCTTGATTCAACCGTGATTGATATGACAGTAGAACCGCCTGCTGTGCTCAGGCTCGGAGCTGTGGGAATTGACGAGCTTGAAAAGGTTATAGGTAAAGTCAGGCCCATGTACTCGGGAGCTGAAACCGGGGCCGGAGAGTCTATACCTGAAAAACGGGCAGGCCAGAAGTACGGTCACTATACTCCTGATACGAAAGTTGTGCTTGTGGAAGGGGAAAGAGACAGGGTTTCTGAAAAGATTGGTATTCTGCTCAAAGATTGCCTGAGCAAAGGACAGAAAGTCGGACTTTTCCTCAGTAATGAGACCGCAGGTTTTTTTACTGCTGAAGGATTGAGTGCCCACGAATGCTTTTTACTGGGGTCTCGCAAAGAGCCGGAAGAAGCTGCAAAGAGATTGTTTGAAGGGCTCAGGGCCCTGGACGCAAAAGGGCTTGATGTAATCTTGGCTGACGGTTCCTTTTCCCTTTCAGGCCTTGGAGCTGCTCTCCTTAGCCGGTTAAGAGAAACTGCCTCAGTAAGGTACGTTGTTTAA